The Hymenobacter swuensis DY53 genome includes the window GCGGGAAGCCCAGCGCACTTTGGGCACAGCCCGGCAACGGTTTCAGCAGGGCCTGCCCCCTACCGCCCGCCTCTACCTTACGGCCCGCGTACTGAACGAAGCCGCAACGCCCGAGTTGGTAGTAATAGCCGTAGAAACCTGGCAGGGCCGGCAGCTGCGGGGCTGGATTCTGCGCGCCGGCTCCAGCCAGCAGAATACCCAGCTTCCGGTAGAATTCGTGGAAGCCGCTGTGCATGACTGGTTGCTATTACACACTGATGGCCGGGAGGAAGGCAATTACCTGGGCAAATACTGGAACCTGGAGGAAAAGCTAGCCGCCCGCCCCGAGTAGTCCCTCGCCAATAGCCGCTCCGGTTTTCCGTAGCTTTGAACACCTCCAACCTCAATTTCTTCCCACTTATGTCGTCGTCGTCCCACCCCGCCGTTTCCGACACCACTACCCACAGCCGCAGCCAGGAGCTGATGGCCCTGGAGGACCAGTACGGTGCCCATAACTATCATCCGCTGCCCGTGGTGCTGAGCCGGGGTGAAGGCGTTTACCTCTGGGACGTGGAAGGCAAGCGATATGTCGATTTCCTCTCGGCGTACTCGGCCGTGAACCAGGGCCATTGCCACCCCCGCATCATCGGGGCCCTGACGGAGCAGGCCCGGAAGCTCACGCTCACGAGCCGTGCCTTCTTCAACGACCAGCTGGGCGCGGCCGAGAAGCAGCTGTGTGAGCTGTTCAACTATGACAAGGCTCTGCTGATGAACTCCGGAGCCGAGGCGGTGGAAACGGCCCTCAAACTGGCCCGCAAGTGGGGCTACCAGGAGAAGGGTATTGCTCCCAATCAGGCCCGCATTCTGGTAGCCGAGCACAACTTTCACGGCCGCACTACCGGCATCATCTCCTTCAGCACCGATGGCGACTCGACCGGCGGCTTCGGGCCCTATATGCCGGGCTATCAGGTGGTGCCTTATGATGATTTGGAAGCGTTGGCCGAGGCTCTGAAAGACCCGCACGTCTGCGGTTTCCTGGTAGAGCCCATTCAGGGTGAAGCCGGCGTGATGGTACCCACCGATGGGTATCTGGCTAAGGCGGCGGCTTTGTGCAAGGTGCACAACGTACTGTTTATTGCCGATGAAATTCAGACCGGCCTGGGCCGCACCGGCGAGTTGCTGGCGGTATGCTACGAGGGGGTTCACGCCGATATCCTGATTTTGGGGAAGGCACTGAGCGGCGGCGTACTGCCGGTATCGGCCGTGCTGTCCCGCAACGAAATCATGCTCACCATCCAGCCCGGGCAGCATGGCTCTACTTTCGGTGGTAACCCGCTGGCCTCAGTAGTGCTGCGTGCTGCGCTGGACGTGCTACTCGAGGAAAAGCTGGCGCAGAACGCTAAGGCTCTGGGCGAAGTATTCCGGGAACGGATGCGCCGCCTGCAGCAGCAGCGGCCGGAGGTGATTGAG containing:
- the rocD gene encoding ornithine--oxo-acid transaminase, translated to MSSSSHPAVSDTTTHSRSQELMALEDQYGAHNYHPLPVVLSRGEGVYLWDVEGKRYVDFLSAYSAVNQGHCHPRIIGALTEQARKLTLTSRAFFNDQLGAAEKQLCELFNYDKALLMNSGAEAVETALKLARKWGYQEKGIAPNQARILVAEHNFHGRTTGIISFSTDGDSTGGFGPYMPGYQVVPYDDLEALAEALKDPHVCGFLVEPIQGEAGVMVPTDGYLAKAAALCKVHNVLFIADEIQTGLGRTGELLAVCYEGVHADILILGKALSGGVLPVSAVLSRNEIMLTIQPGQHGSTFGGNPLASVVLRAALDVLLEEKLAQNAKALGEVFRERMRRLQQQRPEVIELVRGKGLLNAVVIKPTADGRTAWDVCVTLMERGLLAKPTHGDIIRFAPPLVITEDQLHKACDIIEQVIREF